Part of the Paenibacillus kyungheensis genome, GTAAACTGTTCAGCAACATGGAACGGTTGAGACAAGAAACGTTGAATTTTACGCGCACGCGATACAGTCAACTTATCTTCTTCACTCAATTCATCCATACCCAGAATTGCAATAATATCTTGTAGCTCACGGTAACGTGCTAAGATTTGCTTAACACCTTGAGCGATATTGTAATGTTCTTCTCCAACAATTTCAGGATTCAAGATACGTGAACTGGAAGCGAGTGGATCTACTGCTGGGAAAATACCCATTTCAGAGATTTTACGTTCCAAGTTCGTTGTTGCATCCAAGTGAGCAAATGTAGTCGCAGGAGCCGGATCGGTATAATCATCCGCTGGTACATAGATCGCTTGAATCGACGTAACTGAACCTTTTTTGGTAGAAGTGATACGCTCTTGCAATTGACCCATCTCTGTTGCAAGTGTAGGCTGGTAACCTACCGCAGATGGCATACGTCCTAGCAATGCAGATACTTCAGAACCTGCTTGTGTAAAGCGGAAAATGTTATCAACGAACAACAATACATCTTTTCCTTCTTCATCACGGAAATACTCAGCCATTGTCAAACCTGTCAAAGCTACACGAAGACGTGCACCAGGAGGCTCATTCATTTGTCCGAATACCATTGCTGTTTTGTTGATAACGCCTGATTCTCTCATCTCATGATAAAGGTCATTACCTTCACGAGTACGTTCACCAACACCAGCAAATACAGAAATACCACCATGTTCTTGCGCGATATTATTGATCAATTCTTGAATAGTTACTGTTTTACCTACACCAGCACCACCAAACAGACCGATTTTACCACCTTTAGCATAAGGAGCTAGCAAATCGATAACTTTGATTCCTGTTTCAAGAATTTCAGCTTGTGTAGACAATTCGTCAAATTTAGGAGCTTGACGGTGAATCGGGTTTTTGATTTCAGCTACAACATCACCAGCTTCATCGATAGGTTGACCTAATACGTTAAATACACGACCTAACGTTACGTTACCTACAGGTACTGAAATAGGAGCACCTAGATCAAGAGCGTCTAGTCCACGTACTAGACCATCTGTGGAAGACATTGCGATACAACGGACAAGATTATCCCCCAGATGATTCGATACTTCAAGCGTCAAGTCGATTTTGTTACCGTTATCTAGCGTAGTTTCGACTTTGAGCGCGTGTAGGATTTCCGGAAGTTGACCACGTTCGAATTCTACGTCTACAACCGGTCCCATTACACTTACAACGCGACCTTTGTTCATTATCGTTTTCCCTCCTACTGACTTGCTGTATGCAGCGATGTCATCAAGCAATGCTATTGCACTTGCTTGTACATAATTATATTAATAAGCCGGATTAGCCTTGTGCGTTAGCTCCCGCGACGATCTCAGTGATCTCTTGTGTAATCGATGCTTGACGAGCACGGTTATAGACAAGTGTTAGATCTTTGATCATTTGAGATGCATTCTTCGTTGCGCTACCCATGGCTGTCATTCGAGCACCCTGTTCACTAGCTTTACCTTCAAGTAAAGCGTTGTAGATCAGTGTTTGTGCATATTTTGGCAAAAGAACTTCCAATACACCCTCTGCTGAAGGCTCGTATTCATAGCTTGCTTTGAGTTTATCTTCTTCTGCAACTTCTACAGATTCCATTGGCAACAAACGAGTTGAACTTGGAACTTGTGTTAATGCATTGATAAACTGGTTATAACATAAGTAAAGCTCATCGTATCTGCCTTCTTCATATCCTTTAACAGCCTCGTAGGCTAGAGATTTGATATCGGCATAGGTCGGAAAGTCGGTCAATTCTGTCACTTCTTCTGTAATAGGAAGATTGCGGCGACGGAAATAATCGCGTCCTTTTCGTCCAATGATGAACAATTCGTACTGATCTGTCGATGTATGATTTTCCTTGATCTGATTGCTAACATATTTGAGCATGTTGGCATTATAACCACCCGCAAGTCCACGGTCGGAAGTCACTACGAGATAAGCAATCCGTTTAACAGGACGCTTCTCCAACATCGGATGATATACGCCTCTTGTTCCAGAAGCAATACTCGCAACCACTTCACGCAATTTATCGGAATATGGGCGTGCTGCTTGTGCTTTCTCTTGTGCTTTACGAAGTTTGGAAGCCGCAACCATTTCCATTGCTTTGGTGATTTGTTTTGTATTTTCTACGCTTTTAATCTGACGTTTGATCTCGCGCATACCTTTAGCCATATGATTTCACCACCTTAACCCTCTGAAAACAAGTTCAAAGTTGTTTCCTGAATCATGGTTGACCACAGTCCGACAGATTGGCTATCGGAGCTGTAGCAACTTCATTGCAGAACATCTATTTTCGATCAAATGAAATTAGTTGGAGGTAGCAAAACCTTTTTTGAAGGTATTGATTGCATCTACCAATGCTTTTTCATTATCAGCAGTCAAATCTTTTGTATCACGAATCGATTGTAAAACAGCATCCTGGCTGCTTGTCATATAAGCAAGGAATTCAGATTCAAAGCGGCGTACATCTGCAACCGGAATATCATCCAAATGACCTTTAACTGCTGTATACAAGCTCACTACCTGTTGTTCTACTAACAATGGTTGGTTAACGCCTTGTTTTAGAATTTCCATCATACGTGCACCACGATTTAGACGAGACATTGTTGATTTATCAAGGTCAGATCCGAACTGGGAGAACGCTTGAAGCTCACGATATTGAGCAAGATCTAGACGCAGTGTACCTGCAACTTTTTTCATTGCTTTAATCTGAGCGGAACCACCAACACGAGATACCGAAATACCAACGTTAATCGCTGGACGTTGACCTGCATAGAACAGATCAGCTTCCAAGAAAATTTGTCCATCTGTAATCGAGATTACGTTTGTAGGAATATAAGCAGATACGTCAGAAGCTTGCGTTTCAATAAATGGCAATGCTGTTAAAGAACCGCCACCTTTTGCATCACTAAGCTTAGCCGCACGCTCTAGCAAACGGGAGTGAAGATAGAACACGTCACCTGGGAATGCTTCACGACCCGGTGGACGACGAAGTAGCAAGGACAATTCACGATAAGCTGCCGCTTGTTTGGACAAATCATCATAAATAATCAAAGCATGCTCGCCTTTATACATAAAGTATTCACCCATTGCGCAACCTGCATATGGAGCGATGTATAGTAGTGGTGAAGGATCAGAAGCAGCAGCTGTTACGATAATAGTGTACTCCAATGCGCCATGACGACGAAGTGTTTCTACAACTTGAGCAACAGTTGATTGTTTTTGACCAATCGCTACATAAATACATTTTACGTTTTGACCTTTTTGGTTAATGATTGCATCGATAGCAATCGCTGTTTTACCTGTTTGACGGTCACCGATAATCAACTCACGTTGACCACGACCGATAGGAACCATAGCGTCGATCGCTTTGATACCTGTTTGCATAGGCTCATGAACCGATTTACGGTCAATAACACCAGGTGCTCCGCCTTCAACAGGACGGAATTCTGTTGCAGCAATAGGGCCTTTACCATCTACAGGTTGACCCAAAGGATCGACAACGCGACCTAGAAGAGCTTCCCCTACTGGAACTTCCATAATACGTCCTGTGCGTTTTACTTGATCGCCTTCACGAATTTGTGAATACTCCCCAAGGATAACAACACCGACATTATTGGATTCCAAGTTCAAAGCCATACCCATTACGCCGTTAGAGAACTCAAGAAGTTCGCCTGACATTGCATTTTGCAAACCGTATACACGGGCAATACCATCACTTACTTGGATAACTGTTCCAACTTCAACGACTTCAATATCGTTTTTGTATTGCTCGATTTGACTTTTAATCAATGTACTGATTTCTTCAGGTCTGATACTCAAGTCAGTCCCCCCTATCTACTGTGCTTGTCTTTGAAAAGACTTTTCCAGACGATTTAACTTGCCTGAAAGACTTCCATCGTACAGCATGTCTCCGATGACGACTTTAAGTCCGCCAAGAAGAGTTTTGTCTACAATATTTTGTACACGAATCCGTTTGCCTGATAGTTGTCCGAATCTAGCCGTCACTTCTGCTTGTTCACGCTCATCTAAAGGATAAGGTGTGTATACAAAAGCATCGACTACTTTAAGCGTTCTACTGACGATTGCAGTATAACTATTCAATAACTCGCCAAATATGCCATATCGTCCACGCTCGATCAACAATGTAATCGTATGAACCAGCGGTTGTGATACTTTACCTGCAAAAGCAGTTTCAATCACGCGACGTTTGTCTTCAAAAGATACATTTGGTGTGGCTATAAAATTGCGAAGATCTGCATCATGTGCAAAAGCTTCAACGATTGCTTTTAGTTCTTGTTCCGTCTCTTCTACAGTACCATGTTCAGTTGCAGATTCGAAAAGGGCTTTGGCATAACGCGTAGATACTACTGTATCGCGGCTCATTGTCTAATCCCTACTTCTTTCAGATAGTTGTCAACCAACTGATCTTGAGCTTTGGCATCCACTTCTCTTTCCAGTACTTTAGAAGCGATCTGTACAGAGACGGCGCCGATTTCACTGCGAAGTGCAGCAACAGCTTTATTTTTCTCGCTTTCGATTTCACGAGCCGCTTCTTCTTTAAGACGCGTCGTTTCCTCTTTAGCTTGAGTAATTAATTGTTCAGCTTGACGATTGCTCGTCTGACGAGATTGCTCAATAATATCTTGAGCGTCCTTACGTGCTTGTTGAAGTGCAGCTTTTTGGTCTTCGACATATTGAGCTGCTTGACTGCGTGTTAATGCAGCTTCATCCATTTGCTGTTTAACCAGCTCACGTCTTTTCTCCATAACAGAGAATAATGGACCGAATGCATAACGGCTTAATAACCAATATAAAATCAGGAAAGCAATAATTGTAACTACAAGACTGCTCCATACAAAATGCAAATCAGCTCACTCCTTCCTCAAAACATCTAAATAATTCTCAGGTACCCTGCACGCTAAAAAGAAGGCGCGGATGGCTGTGGCCTTCCCCGCCAATGTGTGTGCTTGATTTACGCTGCTGCGTAGAAAATGAACGCCAATACTACACCGATGATTGGCAATGCTTCTACCAAACCTACACCGATAAACATAACTGTTTGCAATGTTGCTTTTGCTTCTGGTTGACGAGCGATACCTTCAACCGTTTTACTTACGATAAGACCGTTACCAATACCTGCGCCCAATGCGCCCAAACCTACTGCGATAGCAGCTGCTAGAAATGCTAATGCTCCCATTTAAAAATCCTCCTTAAAGATATGTGAGATAGTAAATTTATATTGAGCCCGGTATGAAGGTTATCCTACTTCCGAACTTTGAACCCTTACACAGTGACTGATGATACCAACTATTCAAAAGTTGCCGAAAATTGCCGATAGTATTTTAGTGATCTTCTTCCGTCTCTAGTGACTGTGATATGTATACCATAGCCAGGATCGTGAAGACAAAGGCTTGGATAGAGCCAACAAAGATACTAAATCCTTGCCATACAATAAGACCTACAACAGAAGCGATAGCTCCGTACCAGACGCCTGACATTTTAAGCAATACAGCAATAAGAACTTCGCCGGCAAAAATATTACCGAATAGCCGCATACCGTGTGTCAACAGTTTGGAGAATTGTTCGATCAAATTGATAGGGAAAAAGAAAAAGAACGGTTTGAAATAGTGTTTGAAGTATGACTTCGTATTTCTGACCATCCCTAAGTAATGGACAAGAACGAATACGATTAGTGCCAGACCCATCGCTGCTCCAGCATCAGCTGTAGGTGATTTCCACCAAGCGACTTCCACACCATGACTTCCTTTTGCCAGTCCGTCCACTACAGATGTTAATGGTTGACCAAAAGCAGTAGCTTTTTCTACGCTTGTGTAATCGAACACTAAACCAAATGGAAGCCCAAGCATATTGCTAACAAAGATGAACATAATCAAAGTTAAACCGAGAGAAAGAAAAGGCTTTCCTTTTTTGTAGTCCATCGTACTCGAAATTAGTCCTTGAACGAATTCTACGACCCATTCCATAAAGTTTTGCAACTTGCCTGGATTTTCTACCGAAAGATTACGTGTTGCTAGCTTCACTAAAATAAACACTACAGCACAACTAACAATCAACGCAATAATGATAGATAAATCAAAATCGATGCCCCCGACTTTTATCATCGGTGATTCATGCATTTTTCTCACCCCTTTCATTATCGGAGTTATCACGCTCATGGCGAGAAAGGAAATAACCGATAACAATTAGCGCGAATGGTGCGAACACCAGACTGCCAGCTAGGGCATGAATTTCAAACAAATGCGGGAATTCAATAGCAAGTACTACCGCTCCGATCGAAATTGCTGCACGTTGTGCAAACCCTAAACCCTTCGGTCCTCTTCTACCTGTAGCTGCTGCTTCAGTCATCATACTTACTTTTTTAGCTAAATATTTGGTGTTGATATAACTGACTGCCGAACCAATAATCATCCCAAAAGCAATCGGACGAGATTGAGGCAGGAATGCAACTGCTAAAAAGCAAAGAGCTAGAAAAACAAAGGTAGTCCGGGTCAGCCAATAAATGTAACTTGGTATTTCATTCATTCGTTTCCCCCACTATTTTCTTAATAATAAGAACAATACCGAAAATACCTAGAATCATACCTGCAAGTACTCCGAGTCCGGTTCCTATTCCTGCGCTATGCCATACTTGATCAAGCCAAGAACCGAACCAGAATCCGGCGAGTGTACATACAGCTAAATCTATTCCAATCACACTAACAAGTCCAACCGCTTTCCAGGGGTTCGAACTCGAATTGCTTGATTTGGGTTCATCTGCCATCTTACACTCCACCCTCGGAATCCCAGTTCATTGTACTGAATCGACTAAGCCTTTGTCAAACCATCTTCCTTTAACACATTAACGCAAGACTTTCACAGAACATCGTTGATATGAAGCGTTTTATCACACTAACCCTACAGTACCACTGTATACTGTGAAATCATTTTTCACAATACGACTGTGGGACCTTTTTTGAACGTTGTGTGAAACTCTTCAGGACGATCCTCTAAAATACCATAATGATGCAAAATCGCATTGACAATCCGTGGCGATGCCTGACCATCACCATAAGGGTTGGAAGCTTCACTCATCGACGCATACAGTTCAGAGTCACTCAGCAATGCATGTGCACGCTCATAGATCTTCTCTTCATCTGTACCCACCATTTCAAGTGTACCTGCTTCTATTCCTTCTGGACGCTCTGTTGTATCACGTAGCACCAGTACAGGAACACCGAATGAAGGTGCTTCTTCTTGAAGTCCACCTGAATCCGTTAAGATCAGATGAGTATGCGGATAAAAATTATGCAAATCGACAACATCCAGAGGATCGATCAACTGAATGCGCGGATGATTGCCTAATATTTCATGAGCAGGTTCTTTCACTGCTGGGCTTGGATGAACTGGATACACAATCGCAATATCTTCAAATTCGTCAGCAATACGCTTGACCGCGCGGAAAATATTACGATGTGGTTCGCCTTGAGATTCACGACGATGTGCAGTCATCAAGATCAGACGTTTCCCTGCTGCCCATTCCAAAACAGGATGATGATAATCAGGCTGTACAGTATATTGAAACACATCTGTAACAGTGTTGCCTGTGATATACACGCTTGACGGCAGTTTATTTTCTTTCAATAAATTGCCTGCTGACCAACTTGTAGGTGCAAAGTGCAAGTCCGCAAGTACGCCTGTCAATTGACGATTCATTTCTTCAGGATACGGTGAAAGTTTGTTCCACGTACGTAATCCTGCTTCTACGTGACCGACATTGATCTGTTGCATAAATGCAGCATAACTTGCAAGGAAAGTCGTCAATGTATCTCCATGAACCAATACAATATCAGGCTTAACTTCTTGCAATACTGGCTCAAGACCACTAAGTACACGCATTGAAATCTCGTTCAAAGTTTGACGATCTTTCATAACATCCAGATCATAATCTGGAGTGATATTGAACACTTCAAGCACTTGATCCAACATTTGACGATGTTGCGCAGTTACGCAAACGATTGACTCAATATGTTCAGGATGCTTTTGCAATTCCAGAATCAATGGAGCCATTTTGATTGCTTCAGGACGTACACCGAAAATTGTCATTACTTTAATTTTTTTCATAAGTCTGGGATTACCTCGCTTTACTTGGTTCCGTACAAACGGTCGCCGGCATCGCCGAGTCCAGGTACGATATATCCATGCTCATCCAATTTCTCATCTAATGCAGCCACATAAATGTCTACATCCGGGTGAGCATCTTGAACAGCTTTTACTCCTTCAGGAGCAGCGATTAGATTCATCATTTTGATCTGAGTGCATCCACGCTTTTTCAGAACATCGATCGCAGCAATAGCAGAACCACCTGTTGCTAACATCGGATCAATCACGATCAATTCACGTTCTTGTACATCGGTAGGAAGCTTCACATAATATTCAACCGGTTGGAATGTTTCTGGATCGCGGAACAATCCTACATGTCCAACTTTAGCAGCTGGCAACAATTTAAGTACGCCATCTAGCATACCCAAGCCTGCACGTAAAATAGGAATTAATCCAAGCATACGTCCAGAAATGACTTTGCCTTCTGTTTTGATTACAGGTGTTTCTACCGGAATTGATTCAAGTGGAATATCACGTGTGATTTCGTAAGCCATTAATGTTGCTACTTCGTCAACAAGCTCGCGGAAATCTTTCGTGTTGGTCTGCACATCACGAATAAATGTTAATTTGTGTTGAATTAAAGGATGATCGCATATTACTAATTTTGCCATGGTTTTTCCCTCCGGTACTTTTCAATAATAAACATTAGCTACATCCTATTTGCTGTCACATCAGGTTTTGTGGCCATTCCACAAAGCAAAAGGATTAGGGGAATACTATGTCGCCCCATAAACCTCGTCTATTATATCATTCCCTGTGGGCAATTTCATCCGATATCCTGTCGAATTATTTCTTTTTAAGAATGAGCACTTTAAGCATCCCTCAGACTGCCTCAAATACATATGATTTTTCACATAGCAAAATATATTAAACATAATGAATTTATCAATATAACGCTTACAATTACCAGATAAAAACAAATTCTACATCATTTCCACCCAGTCTTTTCTATTATAATGGTAAATTGCTTAAATGGGAGTAAATCTTTCAAATTTTTTTAAAAAAATAATGAAAAACCGACAGAAATAAGAATTTCTGCCGGTAAAATACAAGTTAACGATGTTAAGTCACTGTTTATTCACTTTTAAATTAATAATTCATTTGTTGGTACAAAGGAAATTGACTTGTAAGTTCAGCTACTTGTGCACTTGCTTGGGCAAGAACAGCTTCATCTTTAGGAGATTTGAGAGTCATCGCAATAATCTGACCGATCTTCACCATAGCTGCTTCATCCATACCACGTGAAGTTGCTGCTGGTGTTCCTAGACGGATACCACTTGTAATAAATGGACTTGTTGGATCGAAAGGAATCGCATTTTTGTTCGTTGTGATGCCTACAGAATCCAGAACATGTTCTGCTTCTTTACCTGTGATATTTACGCTGCGTGTATCTACAAGCATTAAGTGATTATCTGTACCGCCAGACACGATAGTCAATCCTTCGTCTACCAATGTTTGTGCAAGCACTTTTGCATTTTTGACTACATTTTGAGCATACGTTTTGAAAGAAGGATCTAATGCTTCGCCAAATGCTACCGCTTTGGAAGCAATCACGTGCATCAATGGGCCACCTTGTGAACCCGGGAATACGGCTTTATCTATCGCTTGTGCCCACGCTTTGGTACACATAATCATACCACCACGAGGTCCGCGAAGTGTTTTGTGTGTTGTTGTTGTTACAAAATGAGCATGTGGTACAGGGCTTGGATGTTCTCCAGCTGCAACCAGACCTGCGATATGCGCCATATCCACCATAAATAGAGCACCTACATCATTTGCAATCGAAGCTAATTTTTCAAAATCAATCGTACGCGGGTATGCACTTGCTCCAGCTACGATCATACGAGGACGGTGTTTGAATGCTGCTTTGCGAACTTCATCATAATCGATCAAGAATGTATCTTCTTGTACGCCATAAGCTACAAAGTTATACAACAATCCAGAAGCATTTACAGGGCTACCATGTGTTAAGTGTCCACCATGTGCAAGGTTCATCCCTAGAACAGTATCCCCTGGTTTGAGGGCTGCTAAGTAAACCGCCATATTCGCTTGTGCACCAGAGTGAGGCTGTACGTTAACATGTTCTGCACCGAATAATTGCTTCGCACGATCACGAGCGATATCTTCAACGACATCCACATGTTCACAACCACCATAGTAGCGTTTGCCTGGATAACCTTCTGCATATTTGTTCGTCAATACAGAACCCAAAGCTTCGATAACAGCTTCACTAACGATGTTCTCAGAAGCGATCAATTCGATATTATCACGTTGGCGCTTCAGTTCAAGTCCCATTGCTTCTAGTACTGCCGGATCATTCTTTCTTAATTGCTCCATCATTGTATAATTCCTCCTAGAGATCGGTTAGATAACTGCATTTGGATTACTTATTTAAAAGGATAGATCACTTATTAGATCTTATCGATCCGCATGAACCATCGGTGTGTAGACTGCTCGTTCGCCACCAATTAAAGGAGGACGTGTACGAGCGGCATTCACTCTAGCTTCGCCTACAAACCGAATCGAAGGTCGATAAGGAACAGCTATTCGTTTTAAATGCATACCGATAAGGGTCTCCCCAAAATCAATACCTGCATGAGCTTCAATCTGTTCTGCCAAACATGGATGAACAAAGGTCTGATACGCATACGTTGCCATCGATCCACCAGCTTTGGGGATCGGTACTGCCGCTACTTCGTTATAATTGTAATGATCTAATGTATCTTGTTCCATAACCAGTGCTCGATTCAAATGCTCGCAACATTGAAAAGCCAGACGGAATCCATATTCTGCTTGAACTTCGCGAATGCCTTCTACCAGCGC contains:
- the atpD gene encoding F0F1 ATP synthase subunit beta; translation: MNKGRVVSVMGPVVDVEFERGQLPEILHALKVETTLDNGNKIDLTLEVSNHLGDNLVRCIAMSSTDGLVRGLDALDLGAPISVPVGNVTLGRVFNVLGQPIDEAGDVVAEIKNPIHRQAPKFDELSTQAEILETGIKVIDLLAPYAKGGKIGLFGGAGVGKTVTIQELINNIAQEHGGISVFAGVGERTREGNDLYHEMRESGVINKTAMVFGQMNEPPGARLRVALTGLTMAEYFRDEEGKDVLLFVDNIFRFTQAGSEVSALLGRMPSAVGYQPTLATEMGQLQERITSTKKGSVTSIQAIYVPADDYTDPAPATTFAHLDATTNLERKISEMGIFPAVDPLASSSRILNPEIVGEEHYNIAQGVKQILARYRELQDIIAILGMDELSEEDKLTVSRARKIQRFLSQPFHVAEQFTGIKGRYVPVKETVRSFKEILDGKHDDLPEAAFLFVGTIEEAVEKAKTL
- the atpG gene encoding ATP synthase F1 subunit gamma: MAKGMREIKRQIKSVENTKQITKAMEMVAASKLRKAQEKAQAARPYSDKLREVVASIASGTRGVYHPMLEKRPVKRIAYLVVTSDRGLAGGYNANMLKYVSNQIKENHTSTDQYELFIIGRKGRDYFRRRNLPITEEVTELTDFPTYADIKSLAYEAVKGYEEGRYDELYLCYNQFINALTQVPSSTRLLPMESVEVAEEDKLKASYEYEPSAEGVLEVLLPKYAQTLIYNALLEGKASEQGARMTAMGSATKNASQMIKDLTLVYNRARQASITQEITEIVAGANAQG
- the atpA gene encoding F0F1 ATP synthase subunit alpha, encoding MSIRPEEISTLIKSQIEQYKNDIEVVEVGTVIQVSDGIARVYGLQNAMSGELLEFSNGVMGMALNLESNNVGVVILGEYSQIREGDQVKRTGRIMEVPVGEALLGRVVDPLGQPVDGKGPIAATEFRPVEGGAPGVIDRKSVHEPMQTGIKAIDAMVPIGRGQRELIIGDRQTGKTAIAIDAIINQKGQNVKCIYVAIGQKQSTVAQVVETLRRHGALEYTIIVTAAASDPSPLLYIAPYAGCAMGEYFMYKGEHALIIYDDLSKQAAAYRELSLLLRRPPGREAFPGDVFYLHSRLLERAAKLSDAKGGGSLTALPFIETQASDVSAYIPTNVISITDGQIFLEADLFYAGQRPAINVGISVSRVGGSAQIKAMKKVAGTLRLDLAQYRELQAFSQFGSDLDKSTMSRLNRGARMMEILKQGVNQPLLVEQQVVSLYTAVKGHLDDIPVADVRRFESEFLAYMTSSQDAVLQSIRDTKDLTADNEKALVDAINTFKKGFATSN
- a CDS encoding F0F1 ATP synthase subunit delta, which produces MSRDTVVSTRYAKALFESATEHGTVEETEQELKAIVEAFAHDADLRNFIATPNVSFEDKRRVIETAFAGKVSQPLVHTITLLIERGRYGIFGELLNSYTAIVSRTLKVVDAFVYTPYPLDEREQAEVTARFGQLSGKRIRVQNIVDKTLLGGLKVVIGDMLYDGSLSGKLNRLEKSFQRQAQ
- the atpF gene encoding F0F1 ATP synthase subunit B — protein: MHFVWSSLVVTIIAFLILYWLLSRYAFGPLFSVMEKRRELVKQQMDEAALTRSQAAQYVEDQKAALQQARKDAQDIIEQSRQTSNRQAEQLITQAKEETTRLKEEAAREIESEKNKAVAALRSEIGAVSVQIASKVLEREVDAKAQDQLVDNYLKEVGIRQ
- the atpE gene encoding F0F1 ATP synthase subunit C, with the translated sequence MGALAFLAAAIAVGLGALGAGIGNGLIVSKTVEGIARQPEAKATLQTVMFIGVGLVEALPIIGVVLAFIFYAAA
- the atpB gene encoding F0F1 ATP synthase subunit A — encoded protein: MHESPMIKVGGIDFDLSIIIALIVSCAVVFILVKLATRNLSVENPGKLQNFMEWVVEFVQGLISSTMDYKKGKPFLSLGLTLIMFIFVSNMLGLPFGLVFDYTSVEKATAFGQPLTSVVDGLAKGSHGVEVAWWKSPTADAGAAMGLALIVFVLVHYLGMVRNTKSYFKHYFKPFFFFFPINLIEQFSKLLTHGMRLFGNIFAGEVLIAVLLKMSGVWYGAIASVVGLIVWQGFSIFVGSIQAFVFTILAMVYISQSLETEEDH
- a CDS encoding ATP synthase subunit I, with amino-acid sequence MNEIPSYIYWLTRTTFVFLALCFLAVAFLPQSRPIAFGMIIGSAVSYINTKYLAKKVSMMTEAAATGRRGPKGLGFAQRAAISIGAVVLAIEFPHLFEIHALAGSLVFAPFALIVIGYFLSRHERDNSDNERGEKNA
- a CDS encoding AtpZ/AtpI family protein — its product is MADEPKSSNSSSNPWKAVGLVSVIGIDLAVCTLAGFWFGSWLDQVWHSAGIGTGLGVLAGMILGIFGIVLIIKKIVGETNE
- the wecB gene encoding non-hydrolyzing UDP-N-acetylglucosamine 2-epimerase → MKKIKVMTIFGVRPEAIKMAPLILELQKHPEHIESIVCVTAQHRQMLDQVLEVFNITPDYDLDVMKDRQTLNEISMRVLSGLEPVLQEVKPDIVLVHGDTLTTFLASYAAFMQQINVGHVEAGLRTWNKLSPYPEEMNRQLTGVLADLHFAPTSWSAGNLLKENKLPSSVYITGNTVTDVFQYTVQPDYHHPVLEWAAGKRLILMTAHRRESQGEPHRNIFRAVKRIADEFEDIAIVYPVHPSPAVKEPAHEILGNHPRIQLIDPLDVVDLHNFYPHTHLILTDSGGLQEEAPSFGVPVLVLRDTTERPEGIEAGTLEMVGTDEEKIYERAHALLSDSELYASMSEASNPYGDGQASPRIVNAILHHYGILEDRPEEFHTTFKKGPTVVL
- the upp gene encoding uracil phosphoribosyltransferase — protein: MAKLVICDHPLIQHKLTFIRDVQTNTKDFRELVDEVATLMAYEITRDIPLESIPVETPVIKTEGKVISGRMLGLIPILRAGLGMLDGVLKLLPAAKVGHVGLFRDPETFQPVEYYVKLPTDVQERELIVIDPMLATGGSAIAAIDVLKKRGCTQIKMMNLIAAPEGVKAVQDAHPDVDIYVAALDEKLDEHGYIVPGLGDAGDRLYGTK
- the glyA gene encoding serine hydroxymethyltransferase, whose amino-acid sequence is MMEQLRKNDPAVLEAMGLELKRQRDNIELIASENIVSEAVIEALGSVLTNKYAEGYPGKRYYGGCEHVDVVEDIARDRAKQLFGAEHVNVQPHSGAQANMAVYLAALKPGDTVLGMNLAHGGHLTHGSPVNASGLLYNFVAYGVQEDTFLIDYDEVRKAAFKHRPRMIVAGASAYPRTIDFEKLASIANDVGALFMVDMAHIAGLVAAGEHPSPVPHAHFVTTTTHKTLRGPRGGMIMCTKAWAQAIDKAVFPGSQGGPLMHVIASKAVAFGEALDPSFKTYAQNVVKNAKVLAQTLVDEGLTIVSGGTDNHLMLVDTRSVNITGKEAEHVLDSVGITTNKNAIPFDPTSPFITSGIRLGTPAATSRGMDEAAMVKIGQIIAMTLKSPKDEAVLAQASAQVAELTSQFPLYQQMNY
- a CDS encoding TIGR01440 family protein, with protein sequence MSNQEKLQQIRLDAAAIVRELAEEAGLGSNKLLVIGGSTSEIAGKHIGTAGTLDVAEALVEGIREVQAEYGFRLAFQCCEHLNRALVMEQDTLDHYNYNEVAAVPIPKAGGSMATYAYQTFVHPCLAEQIEAHAGIDFGETLIGMHLKRIAVPYRPSIRFVGEARVNAARTRPPLIGGERAVYTPMVHADR